The Sphingobacterium bambusae genome includes a window with the following:
- a CDS encoding ACT domain-containing protein, producing MMNTQPKTFKWAKCNLAVLLTVALFVAACSKDKDGDTDNGDDDIKTSGFVVNGVTSNNTATVKYVAELPADGGNINIADGQDFIRFWATSVFDHALYIQSPDGTSGFSKMVVNADGRIEEKGVIPTINNTSTQIMIKDSETGIFQDRANQGKISVFDPQTLEVKRTLDLTAGPVPGNIAHRYQSFYFRGDDVFAVVRGLTGQDFPTILVHQANIKTGSYVGWTERVGDGASPIDYYEPFGQQSIDNQGHLYIVDAGNVGGSGLPARVSKIPAGSNSIDPDYKFEPAKILNPANIFLPCIYKFATIGNNKAICVVNSETPQEAIAIVQAAGGIQNLTREQINQIFSILATAASAQWCILDLNAQTVTPITGIPKVGIFVNGTTFKHNNDFYIPAVTTTETAYYRLNISAGSATKAFTITGATLNSMYNIANNN from the coding sequence ATGATGAATACACAACCTAAAACTTTTAAATGGGCCAAATGTAATTTGGCGGTGTTGCTTACAGTTGCACTCTTCGTGGCCGCCTGTAGCAAGGATAAGGATGGCGACACGGACAATGGCGACGATGACATTAAGACCTCCGGATTTGTTGTCAACGGGGTTACTAGTAACAATACGGCAACGGTAAAATATGTTGCCGAACTGCCTGCCGATGGCGGAAATATCAATATTGCCGATGGTCAGGATTTCATCCGCTTCTGGGCGACTTCAGTGTTCGATCATGCTCTTTATATTCAAAGTCCTGATGGCACCTCCGGTTTTTCTAAGATGGTGGTCAATGCGGACGGGAGGATTGAAGAAAAAGGCGTCATCCCAACCATAAACAATACGTCTACACAGATCATGATAAAGGACTCCGAGACAGGTATCTTTCAGGATCGCGCCAATCAAGGAAAGATCTCTGTTTTCGATCCGCAAACCCTAGAAGTCAAGAGAACACTTGATCTTACGGCCGGTCCTGTTCCGGGCAACATCGCCCACCGCTATCAAAGTTTTTACTTTAGGGGTGATGATGTATTTGCCGTGGTGCGAGGGCTTACTGGGCAGGATTTTCCGACAATTTTGGTACATCAGGCCAATATCAAAACCGGTAGTTATGTGGGATGGACAGAACGTGTAGGCGATGGCGCGAGTCCAATTGACTATTATGAACCTTTCGGTCAGCAGTCTATAGACAACCAGGGGCATCTTTACATCGTGGATGCAGGTAACGTCGGTGGATCGGGATTACCTGCACGTGTGAGCAAAATTCCTGCAGGCAGCAACAGCATTGATCCCGACTATAAGTTTGAACCGGCCAAGATCTTGAATCCGGCAAACATTTTCTTGCCATGCATATATAAATTTGCAACTATTGGCAATAACAAAGCAATCTGCGTGGTGAACAGCGAGACACCGCAGGAAGCCATTGCTATTGTGCAGGCAGCGGGCGGTATACAAAATTTAACTAGAGAGCAGATCAACCAAATATTCTCCATTTTGGCTACAGCGGCTAGTGCGCAATGGTGTATCTTGGACCTAAATGCCCAGACGGTTACTCCAATCACAGGAATTCCTAAAGTGGGGATTTTTGTAAATGGAACTACCTTCAAACACAATAATGATTTTTATATTCCAGCGGTAACGACAACAGAAACTGCTTATTACAGGTTGAATATAAGTGCGGGATCGGCGACAAAAGCCTTCACGATAACAGGTGCAACGTTGAACAGCATGTATAATATCGCAAATAATAATTAA